In the Chloroflexota bacterium genome, one interval contains:
- a CDS encoding acyl-CoA dehydrogenase: MDLGYSQEQKMLKQAARDFLSKEAPMAKVRAALETTTGYDHALWKQLASLGWLGLPFRADVGGGDGSIVDLAALYEEFGRALLPSPHLETVVICGGLIQAFAAQEQRKRLLPAIAKGDLVITPLLPKPGLPPGPDSAGMRTRRTDTGWTLNGTADMVTFGDSAEACLCLAKVEGTHQLALFDLAAERPGMSVTERPNITSQRLYTVSFENVHAAPGSLIGQPGMGWKTVQAVLDRAAVLRCAQLTGACARALEMAVDYARTRVQFGQPIGKFQGVQWLAADAAVAAHTASLMTAQAAWAIDAGLPHEREVALAKAYASIAARDGIRAAHEVFAGVAFIAEHDMHLYARHAKFWEISLGEVRHFKERAAQAMGL; encoded by the coding sequence ATGGACTTAGGCTACTCCCAAGAGCAGAAGATGCTGAAGCAGGCCGCTCGCGACTTCCTATCTAAGGAAGCGCCGATGGCGAAGGTGCGCGCAGCGCTGGAGACCACCACCGGATACGATCATGCCCTCTGGAAACAGCTCGCCTCTCTCGGCTGGCTCGGCCTTCCCTTCCGCGCCGATGTCGGCGGCGGCGATGGCTCTATCGTAGACCTCGCCGCCCTATATGAAGAGTTCGGCCGCGCCCTTCTGCCTTCGCCCCATCTTGAAACCGTCGTCATCTGCGGCGGCCTCATCCAGGCATTCGCCGCCCAGGAACAGCGGAAGCGCCTCCTCCCCGCCATCGCCAAGGGCGACCTGGTTATCACACCCCTTCTTCCCAAGCCGGGGCTGCCCCCCGGACCGGATAGCGCGGGCATGCGCACCCGTCGGACGGATACGGGCTGGACGCTCAACGGCACGGCGGATATGGTGACCTTCGGCGATTCCGCCGAGGCCTGCCTCTGCCTCGCAAAGGTCGAAGGCACGCATCAGCTCGCGCTCTTCGATCTAGCCGCAGAACGCCCCGGCATGTCCGTGACTGAGCGCCCGAACATCACCAGCCAGCGTCTCTACACGGTGTCCTTTGAAAACGTCCACGCCGCGCCCGGAAGCCTAATCGGCCAGCCTGGCATGGGGTGGAAGACCGTCCAGGCAGTCCTGGACCGCGCCGCCGTCCTCCGATGCGCCCAGCTCACAGGCGCCTGCGCCCGCGCCCTGGAGATGGCCGTGGACTACGCGCGGACCCGCGTCCAGTTCGGCCAGCCCATCGGCAAGTTCCAGGGCGTCCAGTGGCTGGCGGCCGATGCCGCCGTCGCCGCCCACACGGCGTCGCTCATGACCGCCCAGGCCGCCTGGGCCATAGATGCAGGCCTGCCCCATGAGCGGGAGGTGGCGTTGGCCAAGGCCTACGCCTCCATCGCCGCTAGAGACGGCATCCGCGCCGCGCACGAAGTCTTCGCCGGCGTGGCCTTCATCGCAGAGCACGATATGCACCTCTACGCCCGCCACGCCAAGTTCTGGGAAATCTCCCTGGGCGAGGTGCGCCACTTCAAAGAGCGCGCCGCGCAGGCCATGGGGCTCTGA
- a CDS encoding CoA transferase: MTTRPQPPARPSTRGYALDGIRVTDFTWWHAGAQATVLLAEFGAEVVKIESLKPHASRSIGGQFGPGVGGAWAVEYHSKMSVTLNMQDPRGRDIARELISVSDIVIENFTPKVLPSWGLTYPEMRKLRPDLIYISMPGTGRIGPYSSYRTLGPIVQALSGLTFLGGLPSEEPSGWGFSYMDHTSGYYAAMAAIQAVYHRRRTGKGQWIDLSQVFCAATLTGPSLLDYAVNKRNAFVAGNRSKYQPAAPYGAYPCEGDDRWCAISVMNDAQWHALCKEMGNPSWAKDPKFATGESRAENQDTLDSLVGEWTRRFDRYTLMERLQAAGIPAGVVQNGEDRVERDPQFKHRNLFRSLEHPTMGSGLVPDLPVKFAKQQAGPLYSSTPMREFNDEVYKSILGMPSSSVEAYEKAGVI; encoded by the coding sequence ATGACAACGCGCCCTCAGCCCCCGGCCCGCCCCTCCACCAGGGGTTACGCGTTGGACGGCATCCGCGTCACAGACTTCACCTGGTGGCACGCAGGGGCGCAGGCCACCGTCCTCCTCGCCGAATTCGGCGCTGAAGTGGTGAAGATCGAAAGCCTCAAGCCCCACGCCTCCCGCTCCATCGGCGGCCAGTTCGGCCCCGGGGTCGGCGGCGCCTGGGCTGTGGAATACCATAGCAAGATGAGCGTCACCCTCAATATGCAAGACCCGCGCGGCAGGGATATCGCCAGGGAACTCATCTCCGTCTCTGACATCGTCATAGAAAACTTCACGCCAAAAGTCCTGCCCTCCTGGGGCCTCACCTACCCGGAGATGCGCAAGCTCCGTCCTGACCTCATCTACATCTCCATGCCCGGCACCGGGCGCATCGGCCCATACAGCAGCTACCGCACGCTTGGGCCCATCGTCCAGGCCCTCTCCGGCCTCACCTTCCTCGGCGGCCTCCCCAGCGAAGAACCCTCCGGCTGGGGCTTCTCCTATATGGATCACACCTCCGGCTACTATGCCGCCATGGCGGCCATCCAAGCCGTCTATCACCGCCGCAGGACAGGGAAGGGACAGTGGATAGACCTCTCGCAGGTCTTCTGCGCCGCGACCCTCACCGGCCCATCGCTCTTGGACTACGCGGTCAACAAGCGCAACGCCTTTGTGGCCGGCAATCGCTCCAAGTATCAGCCCGCCGCTCCTTATGGCGCATACCCGTGTGAGGGCGATGACCGATGGTGCGCCATCAGCGTCATGAACGATGCCCAGTGGCACGCGCTGTGCAAAGAGATGGGCAACCCATCCTGGGCAAAGGACCCCAAGTTCGCAACCGGCGAGTCGCGAGCCGAGAACCAAGACACGCTGGATTCCCTCGTCGGCGAGTGGACGCGCCGGTTTGACCGCTACACCTTGATGGAGCGCCTCCAGGCCGCGGGCATCCCCGCCGGCGTGGTGCAGAACGGGGAAGACCGCGTCGAACGCGATCCGCAGTTCAAGCACCGCAACCTCTTCAGGTCTCTGGAACATCCAACGATGGGCTCCGGCCTGGTTCCGGATCTGCCCGTGAAATTCGCGAAACAGCAGGCCGGACCCCTCTACTCCTCCACCCCCATGCGCGAATTCAATGACGAAGTCTACAAGAGCATCCTCGGCATGCCCTCCTCCTCGGTCGAAGCCTATGAGAAGGCGGGGGTCATCTGA